One Anas platyrhynchos isolate ZD024472 breed Pekin duck chromosome 2, IASCAAS_PekinDuck_T2T, whole genome shotgun sequence DNA segment encodes these proteins:
- the ICE1 gene encoding little elongation complex subunit 1 isoform X3 yields the protein MRTDGAYSSSDFSDQEQKGPGGNVMDILNWVKPLPALLSPVQLSPVAEQDMLFGEVTGSSSEEADCSSSAEESILQENQVQPQNCCNVFSLKEECNRWNKTCGHSLDAEISHNWSRNEKIDHVDPEMLSKKVRDTETKQAEAATLITNMGTSKDCLEENSVNMETEETELTETTAHELEAIEEKKEDIKEMHSADGTSSTDFMLHSPKPQNQIERCSEVEQTEENVILIGASGYEGMHEKHGELMKAERDGLSGESEIPRAVSIPSNVTHLPSEQCVVVLQSTDCEGKSDVLAENKVVENESKDVIKVANTASNVEESIKPVINGEEITAAIQMQGLCAEASNEGEHSEIVLSDFSSSESFCEVECPKDLMMQCDSEGISLETEAYTEATESSAHSQCSEIKRDSEKTQEEQCVNTLEHDMDRKHELETAKVSQCYLPVSTVERISFPKDDGELKIQDVNITRPESIELAMNVNKESVLETAKSSELFNSAENEKLLEVQEGEYLKDKPYQEEDYNIFFQGKSDLKIILAVPKMTCITDAESSVAKCESCVLEFTERNGEMKQAESLCSTLDCELSKTQNFGVFESQETKFQVNQDFVDESSKLLEEADTIRSVVVENNLTAQTEFAKPQNQFLISENDKCDETKVELNKQSKELVIEACSSSFKWEDNVVKEKSNVSEIICQHTSEMGFNSSLALSTEMNLKTSCMNSEDTDSPIQENGLESTVPRNLNYSLEKVVGFVESDFTGNSEFSHTSKNKGDKNCVVGSPFCSSLESFEKDTEIPSTEKGKELDRCSDGEYIPKNEMEISGEKELPVDKEPQASVKVLILQVNSYNKNTSSFQKFVCQESECKTSTWEANPDPARTGSLTDGEESKRLNSFEACEEDSIKRSKNAFDIPEQSNVSEEKDCPLQKVGDVKYSECVPMSKKDLRTSTRIVVSALENDASVDADNQVCELHSTMCPGNTVTDSHLEAGTIVGMDTCCETDSPNTANELSNVVGEVYPKDLTSLKRGCILVASENAEGTSDFRVAGWMNDSREDLLETGASKGRPLMPSASKNRLPICQILSRLSETYRMPVKNSKLSTRMLALGNFVEENGCEKLESNAEQSLPHSVDMGISVLEEYNHNQNCAVCNSEEGNTNVMLGVLQPSCFCRTTCTWKGFLDSGRKNFIIKYLSNPALSDVDCNSQTVSQSSVPQKMVFENSRVLESESCVDVVPKKTNKLNCKGQEQSEVLSASTKAAVQVMHGRLSKKLLRGKRKMNNLDIKITQPVLANADTSVPTKCLSETINKIRQEMGPPLPPLLLPLMATPPRAVCSMTPVMSSADRSSLLSPLDDLISPLRETPVPPLMSPLRDTPTVKSALLFSPPSPSEMAVGRRILSSPLKFCTSIPKHALPVPGRFPLCAADGAAAAAPQENSVKILDTMYPELSARARTLNILKGNIQLNRCALSDSQSLPGPVAQIGGFKAIASTSTAFVKTGSNLKSDSRQDKNVQNQQLVSGLSNHPEKRTLLPVSMPRSAKRLRLDREPPKLEPGDTAAIGNDQNTSSEIQENFHGKSCEISDSAHSSSLEASLPVKKVIDSDCQKVYLALKKIAESCFDLLPVIRSHVYVGNISKIPVMRDEEKEVVSEFGVKNKHLAESLLHVILSKLKAQKTASNYNFNQALCRVYTATCRQLGDLERARLFCYSLLKEGFPDAVKLILFITNIWPDIFVFEGAINKAMQLVIRQSANEDVLACLSAYLSWEQSSSLDAGIMASNLLLEMQSCSKVEFQQSERYGEDLSEDAWQYIFAIDLLCTNLKWDWTHDNVISKVLWPSMDKWIKKRKEHETAQSIPDSIIALTLRLIGRLGQIGLKEGYISAVKNISSVIALFVHHAKEEGVPWGVQLAAIYSLCDLGSSNPVGIVEAINAWRATVLNSIPPAVTSGLAEITSLCKMELH from the exons ATGCGGACAGATGGGGCATACAGTAGTTCAGACTTCTCTGATCAGGAGCAAAAGGGCCCAGGTGGAAATGTGATGGACATACTGAACTGGGTCAAGCCTCTCCCTGCTCTACTTTCTCCAGTACAGCTTTCACCAGTAGCTGAACAG GATATGTTGTTTGGAGAAGTCACGGGTTCCAGCAGTGAAGAAGCTGATTGCAGTTCTTCTGCAGAGGAGTCTATTTTACAAGAAAACCAAGTTCAGCCTCAAAATTGTTGTAATGTATTCAGCTTGAAAGAGGAATGTAACAGATGGAACAAAACGTGCGGACATAGTCTTGATGCAGAAATTTCACATAACTGGAGTAGGAATGAAAAGATTGATCATGTTGATCCAGAGATGTTGAGCAAGAAAGTGAGAGATACTGAAACAAAGCAAGCTGAAGCTGCTACTTTAATTACAAACATGGGAACTAGCAAAGATTGTTTGGAGGAGAATTCTGTGAATATGGAAACAGAGGAGACAGAACTAACTGAAACAACAGCACATGAACTGGAAGCcatagaggaaaagaaagaagatatCAAGGAAATGCACAGTGCAGATGGGACCTCTTCAACTGATTTTATGCTACACAGTCCTAAGCCGCAGAATCAGATAGAAAGATGCAGTGAGGTAGAGCAAACAGAGGAGAATGTGATCTTAATCGGGGCTAGTGGTTATGAGGGTATGCATGAAAAGCATGGTGAATTAATGAAGGCAGAAAGAGATGGATTATCAGGAGAGAGCGAAATTCCCAGGGCAGTATCCATTCCCTCAAATGTTACTCATTTGCCATCTGAACAATGTGTTGTTGTACTTCAAAGTACAGACTGTGAGGGGAAATCTGATGTATTGGCAGAGAATAAAGTGGTTGAAAATGAATCCAAAGATGTAATCAAGGTAGCTAATACAGCAAGCAATGTTGAGGAAAGCATAAAACCAGTGATAAATGGAGAGGAAATAACAGCTGCAATACAGATGCAAGGGCTCTGTGCAGAGGCTAGTAATGAGGGAGAACACTCTGAAATTGTATTGTCTGATTTCAGTAGTTCTGAATCTTTTTGTGAAGTAGAGTGTCCTAAAGACCTAATGATGCAGTGTGATAGTGAGGGAATAAGTCTGGAGACTGAGGCATACACTGAAGCTACGGAGAGTTCTGCTCACTCTCAGTGCTCTGAAATAAAACGTGACAGTGAAAAGACACAGGAGGAACAATGTGTGAATACACTAGAACATGATATGGACAGAAAACATGAACTGGAAACTGCTAAAGTCTCTCAGTGTTACTTACCTGTATCTACTGTTGAAAGAATCAGCTTTCCAAAAGATGATGGAGAGCTCAAAATACAAGACGTGAATATAACCAGACCCGAATCTATTGAACTAGCCATGAATGTAAACAAAGAAAGTGTTCTTGAAACAGCTAAATCATCTGAGCTATTCAATagtgcagaaaatgaaaaattactaGAGGTACAGGAAGGggaatatttaaaagataaaccATACCAGGAAGaagattacaatatttttttccaagggaaGTCAGACTTGAAAATTATACTTGCAGTACCAAAGATGACATGCATTACTGATGCGGAAAGCAGTGTAGCTAAGTGTGAATCATGTGTGTTAGaatttacagaaagaaatggtgAAATGAAACAAGCTGAAAGCCTGTGCAGTACATTAGACTGTGAGTTGTCCAAAACTCAGAACTTTGGAGTGTTTGAATCTCAAGAGACTAAATTCCAAGTTAATCAAGATTTTGTAGATGAGAGCAGTAAACTGTTAGAAGAAGCAGATACCATCCGATCTGTTGTAGTAGAAAATAACCTTACAGCTCAGACAGAATTTGCAAAACCTCAGAATCAGTTCTTGATAAGTGAAAATGATAAATGTGATGAAACAAAAGTGGAATTaaacaagcaaagcaaggaaTTAGTGATAGAGGCTTGTTCCAGTTCATTTAAATGGGAAGACAATGTTGTGAAGGAGAAAAGTAATGTTTCAGAGATCATATGCCAGCATACTTCAGAAATGGGTTTTAATAGCAGCTTGGCTTTGTCTACTGAAATGAACTTGAAGACAAGCTGTATGAATTCTGAAGATACAGATTCCCCTATCCAAGAGAATGGATTGGAATCCACAGTGCCTCGTAATTTAAATTACAGTCTTGAGAAAGTTGTCGGATTTGTTGAAAGTGATTTCACTGGAAATTCTGAATTTTCTCATACATCAAAAAACAAAGGAGATAAAAATTGTGTTGTGGGTAGTCCATTTTGTAGTTCTCTAGAAAGCTTTGAAAAGGATACTGAGATCCCATCTACTGAAAAAGGCAAAGAACTGGACCGCTGCTCTGATGGGGAATACATACCCAAAAACGAAATGGAAATTTCAGGTGAAAAGGAGCTGCCAGTAGATAAAGAACCTCAGGCATCTGTTAAGGTACTAATTTTGCAAGTAAACTCTTATAATAAGAATACTTCGAGCTTCCAAAAGTTTGTTTGTCAAGAATCAGAATGCAAGACTTCTACATGGGAAGCTAATCCAGATCCTGCTAGAACTGGTTCACTGACAGATGGGGAGGAAAGCAAAAGGTTGAATAGTTTTGAGGCATGTGAGGAAGACAGCATAAAAAGGtctaaaaatgcttttgataTCCCAGAGCAGAGCAACGTGTCTGAAGAGAAGGACTGTCCTCTACAAAAAGTTGGAGATGTGAAATATTCTGAATGTGTTCCCATGTCCAAAAAGGACCTGAGAACTTCAACAAGAATTGTAGTGAGTGCTCTGGAAAATGATGCAAGTGTTGATGCTGACAACCAAGTATGTGAACTTCATTCAACAATGTGCCCAGGAAATACTGTGACAGATAGTCATCTAGAAGCAGGTACTATAGTGGGTATGGATACATGCTGTGAAACAGACTCTCCAAATACTGCAAATGAGTTGTCAAATGTGGTTGGGGAGGTTTATCCCAAAGACTTAACCTCTCTGAAAAGAGGGTGTATATTAGTAGCCTCTGAAAATGCTGAGGGTACTAGTGATTTCAGGGTAGCTGGATGGATGAATGACAGTAGGGAAGATCTGTTAGAAACTGGGGCATCCAAAGGAAGACCTCTGATGCCAAGTGCTTCAAAAAATAGATTACCAATATGCCAGATATTAAGCAGATTGTCAGAAACTTACAGAATGCCTGTAAAAAACAGTAAACTAAGTACAAGAATGTTAGCACTTGGcaattttgtagaagaaaatgGTTGTGAAAAGCTTGAATCAAATGCAGAGCAAAGTCTACCACACAGTGTTGATATGGGCATCTCAGTTCTTGAAGAATACAATCATAATCAAAACTGTGCTGTTTGCAACTCAGAAGAAGGCAACACTAATGTTATGTTAGGTGTTTTGCAGCCTTCGTGTTTCTGTCGTACCACTTGTACTTGGAAGGGCTTCCTGGATAGCGGTAGGAAAAACTTTATTATCAAGTATCTTTCAAATCCAGCCCTGTCTGATGTAGACTGCAATTCTCAAACAGTTAGTCAGTCTTCTGTGCCACAAAAAATGGTATTTGAGAATTCGCGTGTGTTGGAGTCAGAGTCTTGTGTGGATGTTGTTCCCAAAAAGACCAATAAATTGAACTGCAAAGGGCAAGAGCAATCTGAAGTCTTGAGTGCTTCAACCAAGGCAGCTGTCCAAGTAATGCATGGCAGGCTATCAAAAAAACTGCTTagaggtaaaagaaaaatgaacaatcTTGACATTAAAATAACTCAGCCAGTTCTTGCAAATGCTGATACTTCTGTGCCGACAAAATGCTTATCTGAGACTATAAATAAAATCAGGCAAGAGATGGGTCCTCCTCTACCCCCACTGCTCCTGCCTTTGATGGCTACTCCTCCAAGAGCTGTGTGTTCCATGACCCCAGTGATGTCTTCTGCTGATCGATCCTCTTTGCTTTCCCCTCTTGATGACCTGATATCCCCACTACGTGAAACCCCTGTTCCTCCTCTAATGTCTCCGTTGAGAGATACTCCGACTGTCAAATCTGcccttttgttttcccctccatCACCTTCAGAGATGGCAGTGGGTAGAAGGATTCTCTCGTCACCTTTAAAATTTTGTACTTCCATTCCAAAGCACGCGCTTCCTGTCCCTGGAAGATTTCCTCTGTGTGCAGCTgatggtgctgctgcagctgcccctcaGGAGAACTCTGTGAAAATATTGGACACTATGTACCCAGAGCTATCTGCAAGGGCGAGGACACTAAACATCCTGAAAGGCAATATTCAGCTAAACCGATGCGCCCTTTCAGACAGCCAGAGTTTGCCAGGACCTGTGGCTCAAATAGGTGGGTTCAAAGCAATAGCATCCACATCAACTGCTTTTGTGAAAACTGGGAGCAACTTGAAATCTGATAGTAGACAAGACAAAAATGTGCAGAATCAGCAACTGGTTTCAGGCTTATCAAATCATCCTGAAAAAAGGACATTATTGCCAGTATCTATGCCTAGAAGCGCAAAAAGACTGAGATTAGACAGGGAACCACCAAAGCTGGAGCCCGGTGATACTGCTGCTATCGGAAATGATCAAAACACAAGCTCTGAAATACAGGAGAATTTCCATGGCAAGAGCTGTGAAATCAGTGATTCAGCACACAGTTCCAGTTTAGAAGCATCTTTACCAGTAAAGAAGGTTATTGATTCTGATTGCCAGAAAGTTTATTTGGCACTGAAGAAAATTGCTGAATCCTGCTTTGACTTGTTACCAGTTATACGAAGTCATGTTTATGTGGGCAATATCTCAAAGATTCCAGTGATGagagatgaagagaaagaagttgTCAGTGAATTTGGTGTAAAAAACAAG CATTTAGCTGAGTCGTTGCTGCATGTTATTCTCAGTAAACTCAAGGCTCAGAAAACAGCCTCAAATTACAATTTCAACCAGGCTCTTTGTCGAGTCTATACAGCAACTTGTCGACAGCTGGGAGATTTGGAAAGAGCCCGCCTCTTCTGCTACAGCTTACTTAAAGAAG gcttTCCAGATGCAGTGAAATTGATTTTATTCATCACAAATATATGGCCTGATATATTTGTCTTCGAAGGTGCAATTAACAAAGCCATGCAATTAGTTATCAGGCAGAGCGCAAATGAAGATGTCCTGGCCTGTCTCAGTGCTTATCTCAGCTGGGAGCAG AGTTCATCTTTAGATGCAGGTATTATGGCCTCAAACCTGCTTTTAGAAATGCAGTCATGTTCCAAAGTAGAATTTCAGCAGAGCGAACGATATGGAGAAGATCTGAGTGAAGATGCTTGGCAGTACATATTTGCTATTGACCTACTCTGCACTAACCTGAAGTGGGATTGGACACATGACAATGTCATAAG CAAAGTGCTTTGGCCTTCTATGGATAAGTggataaagaagagaaaagagcatGAAACTGCACAGTCTATTCCTGATAGTATTATCGCATTGACTCTCAGGCTAATCG gTCGATTGGGCCAAATAGGTTTGAAGGAAGGTTATATTTCTGCGGTGAAGAATATTAGTTCTGTAATTGCACTGTTTGTACATCATGCAAAAGAGGAAG GTGTTCCCTGGGGTGTGCAGCTGGCAGCCATATATTCACTGTGTGACTTGGGTTCAAGCAATCCAGTAGGTATTGTTGAAGCCATCAATGCTTGGAGAGCAACAGTTCTTAATAGCATCCCTCCTGCTGTCACAAGTGGCTTAGCTGAAATCACTTCTCTGTGTAAAATGGAGCTACACTAA